From a single Sporosarcina oncorhynchi genomic region:
- a CDS encoding NCS2 family permease produces the protein MKKYFEFEKLGTNYRREIIGGLTTFLAMAYILAVNPLVLSLDGVPDLPDAMRMDKGAVFVATALAAAVGSIFMGLIARYPIGLAPGMGLNAFFAFSVVLGYGIPWQTALTGVLFSGVIFIILSLTGLREMIINAIPAQLKYAVGAGIGLFITFLGLQNANIIVADPNTLVALGDLTNGPTLLAIFGLVITVIMMVRKIKGAIFYGMIMTTILGMFVSLIDLPTQIVSKVPSVESTFGVAFHSIFNDPASLMTTQFLVIVITFLFVDFFDTAGTLVAVATQAGLMKDDKLPRAGKALLADSLATVTGSIFGTSTTTSYIESTAGVAAGARTGFSSIVVGLLFLLSLFFSPLLFVITPEVTAPALIIVGVLMVTTLGNIEWTKFEIAVPAFFTIIAMPLTYSIATGIAIGFIFYPITMLLSGRRKEIHPIMYVLFIIFILYFIFIE, from the coding sequence ATGAAGAAATATTTTGAGTTTGAGAAATTAGGTACGAACTATCGTCGCGAAATTATCGGTGGGTTGACGACGTTTTTAGCAATGGCGTACATATTGGCTGTCAATCCGCTCGTCCTTTCATTAGATGGAGTTCCGGATCTTCCTGATGCAATGCGCATGGATAAGGGTGCTGTATTTGTCGCAACTGCACTAGCGGCAGCGGTCGGTTCAATATTTATGGGGTTAATTGCAAGATATCCAATCGGACTTGCGCCAGGTATGGGACTTAACGCGTTCTTCGCCTTCTCGGTAGTGTTAGGATACGGGATACCTTGGCAAACAGCACTGACGGGTGTTTTGTTCTCAGGTGTAATCTTCATTATCTTATCTCTGACGGGGCTTCGGGAGATGATCATTAATGCCATCCCTGCACAGTTGAAATATGCAGTGGGAGCAGGTATCGGATTATTCATTACGTTCCTCGGTTTACAGAATGCCAATATCATAGTTGCTGATCCGAATACACTCGTAGCACTCGGAGACTTGACAAACGGACCGACGCTTCTTGCGATTTTTGGTTTGGTAATTACGGTCATCATGATGGTCCGAAAAATCAAAGGGGCCATTTTCTACGGCATGATCATGACAACGATTCTTGGAATGTTCGTAAGTCTGATTGATTTGCCGACTCAAATCGTATCGAAAGTACCAAGTGTTGAATCTACTTTCGGTGTCGCATTCCATTCAATCTTTAATGACCCCGCATCATTGATGACTACTCAATTCCTAGTCATCGTCATTACATTCCTGTTCGTCGACTTCTTCGATACAGCAGGAACATTGGTTGCGGTTGCTACACAGGCTGGTTTAATGAAGGACGATAAACTTCCACGCGCAGGAAAAGCATTGCTTGCAGATTCATTGGCGACAGTGACAGGATCTATATTCGGGACATCGACAACGACTTCTTATATCGAATCAACTGCAGGAGTTGCTGCAGGGGCAAGGACAGGGTTTTCTTCTATTGTAGTGGGACTGCTATTCCTATTATCATTATTCTTCTCGCCACTACTCTTCGTCATAACACCGGAAGTCACAGCGCCTGCTTTGATCATCGTAGGGGTTCTTATGGTTACGACGTTGGGTAATATTGAATGGACGAAGTTTGAAATTGCTGTACCTGCATTCTTTACGATTATTGCAATGCCGTTAACGTACAGTATTGCAACAGGAATCGCAATCGGGTTTATCTTCTATCCGATAACAATGTTACTAAGTGGACGCAGGAAAGAAATTCATCCGATTATGTATGTATTGTTCATCATCTTTATCTTGTACTTCATCTTTATCGAATAA
- the guaA gene encoding glutamine-hydrolyzing GMP synthase, with protein MTRTIREFGVYSELHPHTITAEDIKNMNAVGIVLSGGAESADKAAYEIDASIFDLGIPVLGVAYGSNLIVNNFNGTVATSSDEADTQEISLVGQSKLFAGIDHTQTVLMNKGHAVTSLPEGFVSIAADSKGAIVAFSNEDKQIYGLQFHPEAPQSDHGKEMLRQFVSSICGGKDSWTMKRFIEIEVDKIRSQVGDRKVLCALSGGVDSSVVATLLHRAIGDQLTCIFVDHGLLRKYEVESVVDTFSNQFHMNFIKVDAKKRFLDKLAGVTDPEQKRKIIGNEFIYVFDEESSKLEGIDFLAQGTIYADIIESGTATKEVIKSHHNVGGLPEDMEFELIEPLKALFKDEVRAVGAELGLPSEIVNRQPFPGPGLGVRVLGEITEAKLEIVREADWILRDEIAKAGLDREIWQYFAILPDIRSVGVRNEKRSYDYAVGLRAVHSVDGMTADWARIPWDILEKISNRITAEVDQVNRVVYDITGKPPGTIEWE; from the coding sequence ATGACACGTACAATTCGTGAGTTTGGTGTTTACAGTGAATTGCATCCTCACACAATTACTGCAGAAGATATCAAAAATATGAATGCAGTTGGAATCGTCTTGTCAGGCGGAGCAGAATCTGCTGACAAAGCAGCATATGAAATCGATGCAAGCATTTTCGACTTGGGTATTCCCGTCCTCGGCGTGGCATACGGATCTAACTTAATTGTCAACAATTTTAACGGTACTGTTGCAACATCAAGTGACGAAGCGGATACGCAAGAGATCTCACTTGTCGGACAATCAAAACTGTTTGCAGGGATAGATCACACACAGACTGTATTGATGAACAAAGGACATGCGGTTACTTCGTTGCCGGAAGGCTTTGTTTCAATTGCTGCGGATTCAAAAGGAGCCATTGTCGCTTTTTCAAATGAAGACAAGCAAATCTATGGGCTGCAGTTCCATCCTGAAGCACCTCAGTCCGACCACGGTAAAGAGATGCTTCGTCAATTTGTTTCCTCAATCTGTGGAGGGAAAGACAGTTGGACAATGAAACGCTTCATTGAAATTGAAGTAGACAAGATTCGTTCGCAAGTTGGAGACCGTAAAGTTCTTTGTGCATTAAGTGGCGGCGTCGATTCTTCTGTAGTTGCTACATTGCTCCATCGTGCAATCGGTGACCAATTGACATGTATTTTTGTAGATCACGGTCTACTCCGCAAATACGAAGTGGAAAGTGTAGTCGATACGTTCAGCAATCAATTCCATATGAACTTTATTAAAGTGGATGCAAAAAAACGCTTCTTGGACAAGTTAGCAGGTGTAACCGATCCTGAACAGAAACGTAAAATCATCGGCAATGAATTCATCTATGTATTTGATGAAGAATCAAGTAAACTTGAAGGAATCGATTTCCTTGCGCAAGGTACAATTTATGCTGACATCATCGAGAGTGGTACAGCAACAAAAGAAGTGATCAAATCCCACCATAACGTTGGTGGTTTGCCAGAAGATATGGAGTTCGAATTAATTGAACCGCTAAAGGCACTATTCAAAGACGAAGTACGTGCAGTCGGTGCTGAGTTAGGATTACCTTCTGAAATCGTTAATCGCCAACCGTTCCCAGGTCCTGGCCTAGGAGTTCGCGTTCTTGGAGAAATTACAGAAGCGAAACTTGAAATCGTCCGTGAAGCGGATTGGATTCTTCGTGATGAAATTGCAAAAGCAGGTCTTGACCGGGAAATCTGGCAGTATTTCGCAATCCTTCCCGACATTCGGAGCGTAGGTGTTAGGAATGAAAAACGTTCATACGATTATGCAGTTGGCCTTCGTGCAGTCCACTCAGTTGACGGCATGACTGCTGATTGGGCAAGAATACCTTGGGATATTCTTGAGAAGATCAGTAACCGGATTACTGCCGAAGTCGATCAAGTCAATCGTGTCGTTTACGATATTACCGGTAAACCACCTGGCACAATCGAGTGGGAATAA
- a CDS encoding DUF4129 domain-containing transglutaminase family protein — protein sequence MNEGRMDIRLLLMMYTLAFILLWEWLLPVVKLTDTDHVGIFLYFIALSFIFGLLRFRWWVSIPLKIVYVFTALHYVFFETVLLTRETASLLIADLASNFSVLEIGDWESISNPFRTVLFFILLWMTIYLIRHWIEVRKSILLFYAMTVIFIAVLDTFSSYDADGAIFRIMMTGLLLIGLLTISKLAHKHGRKMSVRRFTTLAVPLLFAVVASGTLASFLPDKEPVWADPVPFLKSLMNGDNALGSGSSVSQSGYDPDDSRLGGSFVQDSTVIFKAVVPRKQYWKIETKNTYTSKGWETNEVVSDPIVISPGQLIVDDPTNMMEDSDYLSANISMKSPLPYLVYPYGTSKIHTVMDVELNYQPENGHYWAMEMEQEIALDSYSIDFTEFEPYSLKALRETSVEDYNPGISRYLQLPENLPDRVKELAWSITETEESVYEKVKKVERYFGRSGFTYDQQNVAIPQGDEDYVDQFLFDTKRGYCDNFSTSMVVLLRAADIPARWAKGFAPGEGKQNSRGLTEYTVTNNEAHSWVEAYIPGFGWMPFEPTIGFTNPTRIDYDIDLDVTDPEIPEMEEQIRQEQEKVEPPEKVSQNNVPNPMLVSIREMIGKYKWILLLILAVSGGIVWKVYANRSKWMPKILVQTNRSRKSDWDQFSKQYMSLLKQLERVGLNRPDSMTLAEYAKTVDSFYGGNRMDILTNVYEQGIYGRVTADQDWTGLKEIWEDLINRATG from the coding sequence ATGAATGAAGGAAGGATGGATATCCGCCTACTGCTGATGATGTACACACTTGCGTTCATATTACTGTGGGAATGGCTGTTACCTGTCGTCAAACTAACAGATACGGATCATGTCGGGATTTTTTTATATTTTATTGCACTTTCTTTTATTTTTGGGTTGCTGAGATTCCGTTGGTGGGTGTCTATTCCGCTAAAAATTGTTTACGTATTCACGGCACTTCACTATGTGTTTTTTGAGACGGTGTTGCTAACGCGTGAAACCGCCAGTCTATTAATTGCGGATCTTGCGTCCAACTTCTCCGTCCTCGAGATTGGCGATTGGGAGAGTATTTCAAATCCGTTTAGGACGGTTTTGTTCTTTATACTTTTATGGATGACGATTTACCTCATCCGTCATTGGATTGAAGTGCGTAAAAGTATCCTTCTTTTCTATGCAATGACAGTGATATTCATAGCAGTTCTGGATACTTTTAGTTCTTATGATGCGGATGGTGCAATATTCCGGATTATGATGACGGGATTGCTGCTAATTGGCTTGCTGACAATATCTAAGCTGGCACACAAACATGGACGCAAAATGAGTGTCCGCAGGTTTACCACTTTGGCCGTTCCCTTGTTATTTGCAGTCGTCGCGAGTGGTACATTAGCGAGCTTCCTGCCTGACAAAGAGCCTGTATGGGCTGACCCAGTACCTTTTCTGAAATCATTAATGAATGGCGACAACGCGCTGGGAAGTGGAAGTTCAGTTTCTCAAAGTGGATATGACCCTGATGATTCAAGGCTTGGCGGATCATTCGTCCAAGATAGTACGGTTATTTTCAAGGCGGTCGTTCCCAGAAAACAATATTGGAAAATTGAAACGAAAAACACATATACATCTAAAGGCTGGGAAACGAATGAAGTCGTTTCGGATCCAATTGTTATTTCACCGGGCCAGCTCATTGTTGACGATCCTACGAATATGATGGAAGACAGCGACTACTTGTCAGCCAACATTAGTATGAAGTCTCCGTTGCCATATCTTGTCTATCCGTACGGTACGTCGAAAATCCACACCGTAATGGACGTTGAGCTGAACTATCAGCCAGAAAATGGCCATTATTGGGCAATGGAAATGGAGCAGGAAATCGCACTGGATTCTTACAGCATCGATTTTACTGAATTTGAGCCATACAGTTTGAAAGCTTTGCGTGAAACATCCGTTGAAGACTATAACCCAGGGATTTCCCGATACCTTCAATTGCCTGAAAATCTGCCCGATCGAGTTAAAGAATTGGCTTGGAGTATAACGGAGACGGAAGAGAGTGTTTACGAGAAAGTAAAGAAGGTAGAACGCTATTTCGGTAGAAGTGGATTCACTTATGATCAACAGAACGTCGCTATCCCGCAAGGTGACGAGGACTACGTTGATCAATTCCTATTCGATACGAAACGCGGCTATTGCGATAACTTCTCTACATCTATGGTAGTTCTTTTGCGAGCTGCGGACATACCTGCACGTTGGGCAAAAGGCTTTGCGCCTGGAGAAGGTAAGCAAAACTCCAGAGGGCTTACGGAATACACGGTAACAAACAATGAAGCGCATTCCTGGGTCGAGGCGTATATACCGGGCTTCGGCTGGATGCCTTTTGAGCCGACGATTGGTTTTACAAATCCGACGCGCATCGATTATGACATCGATCTTGATGTAACTGATCCTGAAATACCTGAAATGGAAGAACAGATTAGACAGGAGCAAGAGAAAGTGGAACCGCCTGAGAAAGTCAGCCAGAACAACGTACCGAATCCAATGTTGGTATCAATTAGAGAAATGATAGGGAAGTATAAATGGATATTGTTACTCATCCTGGCAGTGTCGGGTGGGATTGTGTGGAAAGTGTATGCCAACAGAAGTAAATGGATGCCTAAAATACTTGTGCAGACGAATCGAAGCAGAAAAAGCGACTGGGATCAGTTTTCGAAACAGTATATGAGTCTGCTAAAACAGTTGGAGCGTGTCGGCTTGAATAGGCCTGATAGTATGACGTTAGCTGAATACGCAAAAACGGTCGATTCGTTTTATGGCGGCAACCGGATGGATATACTTACGAACGTCTATGAACAGGGTATATATGGAAGGGTTACGGCAGATCAAGATTGGACTGGATTGAAGGAAATATGGGAAGATTTAATCAATAGGGCAACAGGTTGA
- a CDS encoding DUF58 domain-containing protein: MKKGGTWFSLTGRLLFIIGLFIASYVFAMFQGGKVSWTIFYVMTPFLLYSVALFFYPLPALKAMRTIRTKTIGKGERLSVTVSIHRQIPFPLLYTVITDKWSEPVMEKKADDANKHFSILGFRRTVEFSYEIEHVPRGEHIAEGVEIEVSDFFGWIRKRVVHEVKDTILVYPNTTPMHYASLDSQFDSGAHIAPYSLIKDTTMATGVRDYQAGDRVTWIHWKSFARTQTLMTKEFEDRQSEDLIVLIDGRESEVFEGKVELAASILEEAAAHHATVSFISAGEKTKIFPFIHSADQLHTAFVHLAKITPAPFSSVSVLESSTLGTLSGSLVIVTGNPDWSFIQSASALAPSAKRIICFVVVEQENNIQSELYEQLRLAKSKGIKTHVVNRSQFYDALREVSNG; encoded by the coding sequence ATGAAGAAAGGCGGTACTTGGTTTTCGCTAACTGGCCGCCTTCTTTTCATTATTGGTTTGTTCATTGCGAGCTACGTGTTTGCAATGTTTCAAGGCGGAAAAGTGAGTTGGACAATCTTTTACGTCATGACACCCTTCCTGCTTTATTCAGTTGCATTGTTTTTCTATCCACTCCCCGCGTTGAAAGCGATGCGAACCATTAGAACTAAAACGATAGGGAAAGGCGAGAGGTTGAGCGTTACCGTTAGTATCCACCGTCAAATTCCGTTTCCTTTGCTGTATACGGTCATAACGGATAAGTGGTCTGAACCTGTCATGGAGAAAAAAGCGGACGACGCTAATAAGCATTTCTCCATCTTGGGTTTTAGGCGAACAGTGGAGTTTTCGTATGAAATTGAACATGTACCGCGTGGGGAACATATCGCAGAAGGTGTGGAAATTGAAGTGTCAGACTTCTTCGGGTGGATTAGGAAACGTGTTGTCCATGAAGTGAAAGATACCATTCTTGTCTATCCAAATACGACTCCGATGCACTACGCATCACTGGATTCGCAATTTGATAGTGGTGCGCACATTGCACCGTATTCTTTGATTAAAGACACGACGATGGCAACGGGTGTACGCGATTATCAGGCGGGCGACCGAGTAACATGGATCCACTGGAAGTCATTTGCGCGTACGCAGACGTTAATGACGAAAGAATTCGAGGATCGCCAATCGGAGGATCTGATTGTTCTGATAGATGGTCGGGAGTCTGAGGTGTTTGAAGGAAAGGTGGAACTGGCTGCTTCCATCCTAGAAGAAGCCGCGGCGCATCACGCGACTGTCTCTTTCATCTCTGCAGGAGAAAAGACGAAGATTTTTCCTTTCATTCATTCTGCGGATCAGTTGCACACAGCATTTGTGCATTTGGCCAAGATTACACCAGCTCCATTCAGCTCAGTAAGCGTGTTGGAAAGTTCAACGCTTGGGACATTGTCTGGAAGTCTTGTCATTGTGACGGGAAATCCAGATTGGTCATTTATCCAATCGGCAAGCGCCCTCGCTCCGAGCGCCAAAAGAATCATTTGTTTCGTAGTTGTCGAACAAGAAAATAATATTCAATCTGAATTATATGAACAACTGCGTTTAGCTAAATCAAAAGGCATCAAAACTCATGTAGTCAATCGATCGCAGTTTTACGACGCGCTTAGGGAGGTGTCTAACGGATGA
- a CDS encoding AAA family ATPase — translation MTHAQVIEKVLANIDQVMIGKRDIAELSVTALLAGGHVLLEDVPGVGKTMMVKALARSIGASFKRIQFTPDLLPSDVLGVSIYNPKEMEFEFRPGPIVGNIVLADEINRTSPKTQAALLESMEESSVTIDGETIHIPQPFFVMATQNPIEYEGTYPLPEAQLDRFLFKLKMGYPKRLEEVEVLVRAEKSVPMDHLETVLTVEELTLLQQAVKEVDVNHSIKAYMVDCAAETRINPYVYLGVSPRGSLALMKSCQAYALMKGRTFVTPDDVKYLAPFVFGHRIILKPEAKYEGITTTEIVERILAKVSVPIDRVKLR, via the coding sequence AAACGGGATATCGCTGAACTGAGCGTAACTGCTTTACTTGCGGGCGGGCATGTATTGCTTGAAGATGTGCCGGGTGTCGGTAAGACAATGATGGTAAAAGCGTTGGCGCGTTCAATCGGTGCGAGTTTCAAACGAATTCAGTTCACGCCGGATTTATTGCCATCCGATGTTCTTGGTGTGTCCATTTATAATCCGAAAGAGATGGAATTCGAATTCAGACCGGGCCCAATTGTCGGCAATATCGTTTTGGCGGATGAAATTAACCGGACATCACCGAAGACTCAAGCAGCGTTGCTTGAGAGTATGGAGGAATCTTCCGTTACGATTGACGGAGAAACAATCCACATACCCCAGCCGTTCTTTGTCATGGCTACACAAAACCCGATTGAATATGAAGGGACATATCCGTTGCCGGAAGCCCAATTAGATCGTTTTCTTTTTAAGTTGAAAATGGGCTATCCGAAACGGCTTGAAGAAGTAGAAGTGTTAGTTAGAGCCGAAAAGTCGGTTCCAATGGATCATCTTGAAACCGTTCTTACAGTTGAGGAGTTGACCCTTTTACAGCAGGCAGTAAAAGAAGTGGACGTCAATCATTCGATTAAGGCGTATATGGTCGACTGTGCTGCAGAAACCCGCATTAATCCTTATGTTTATTTAGGCGTCAGTCCACGCGGTTCACTCGCCCTTATGAAATCTTGCCAGGCCTACGCGTTGATGAAAGGGCGGACATTTGTGACGCCAGATGATGTCAAGTATCTGGCTCCATTTGTATTTGGTCACCGTATCATTCTGAAACCGGAAGCGAAGTATGAAGGGATCACGACAACGGAAATCGTCGAAAGGATTCTTGCGAAAGTGAGTGTGCCGATTGATCGGGTGAAGTTAAGATGA